The genomic interval ACAACATACCAATTTGAAGCATCATCCTCCCTAGAGTAGAAAACCTGTTTCGCTTGAGAAGGTAGAATGAATGGATCTTTCAAATAGGCTGCTTGGTTCATATGAAGGTTAACAAGAGTGAAGCCATCTTCTTCCTTCACACCATTCGCTGTGTTTGCCCAGTTGCATCTAAAGAGTGGCACTTTGAACATGTGATAGTCGATGACCAAAATCTCCTTTATCACTCCATAGTATGTAATCATATCCGCGACCTGTCTCATATCTCTTGCACTTGATCTACACATGCTAAAGGCTTCATAAGTTACTCCACTGTTTTGTGTCTTCAGCTTGACCGCATCAGTATGAAACCGTTGGCCATTGATGATGAATCCTTTATGTGCTAAAGCAAATTTCTTCTTGGTCCAAATGCCAACCACCTTATCTCCTTAGAATGACTATCTTTTGAGTCTAAATGAATCTGCCGCAGGAAATCAGAGGATTATCATCAAGCCGAGGTACTtaaattataatcaaaacatGATAATATGTACCACGAAACCAATCATCAATCTACAAGCTAACCAGTcatcaaaatactaaaaatccaGACAGTTTCATCAAGCTATAAGCTACTCAGACATCAATTCGCTAAAATATGGACATGTTCTTCAAGATACAAACCAGGCATCATGATACAAGCTAACTAGTCATCACCAAACAAGCTAACCAGTCATCACCAAACAAGCTAACCAGTATTTACAATAATAATCAAGAAAAGAATTTGGAGTTTGTAACCTTATTTTTAAGCCATTCTGTAAAGTGTTCAGTATGGTTTTTCCATAACAAAGTTTCATTTTTAGCCAATCGAGCATCCTTAGCTTGCAACTCTTCCAAATGCATcctgattttaaattaaacaacagtatatgaaaatgaaattatgAGTAAAACAAGTAGAAGAAACATAGAGAATTACTTACTCAAGAAAGGGATCCAAAGATGCCATGTTCATTAGCACATATCGATGTGCAATGTCTCTATCTTTATCTGACAGGGTAACCTCTATACCCTTCTGCAGAGGTCGGCCTTCAACCACCATTCTATCAGCCTCAACATCTTCATTACGATTAACTGCTTCTTGAACTGGTACTGATTCTTTAAGGAACTCTAAACAAAATGCAACACATTCTCCAGCTAAATACGCCTCAGCCATACATGCTTCTGGCCTTGCATAATTCTTAACAAAAGCCTTTAGTGTTTTCATGTACCTATAACTCAGGAAATATGAATATTAGTCAAACATCATTGTGGGAAGTGGATATATTGAAGAGAGATGTTGATCAAACCTTTCGAAGGGATACATCCATCGGAAGTGAACTGGTCCTCCCAACCGTGCCTCTCTTGATAAATGTAGTGGAAGGTGAAACATGATATCAAAAAGGGCTGGAGGGAAGAAGCGCTCCAGCTGACACATTGTCTCCACAAACTCTGTCTCCATGGATATAAGTTTCTCTGGGTCAATGATGCGCTGACACAACCTGTTGAAGTAACTGCATAATCTATTTATGGCTATCCTAGGACCCCTATGTAACAACCCTCTTAATGCAGCTGGTAACAAGTTCTGTACTAAGACATGATGATCATGCGACTTTAAACTACCAATATTTGGAGGGTTAACTGAAACACTATTCGCAATATTACCACAATAACCATCAGGGCCTCTAAACTTAGCTAACCTTTGGCAGAAAATGGTCTTCTCTCTCTTCGATAACCAGTAGGCAGCAGGAGGTAAGTATGTTTTTCTTTCCCCTCACCTCTGTGTGCAAGTGCTTTCTGATTCCAATATCTTCTAAGTCTTCTTTTCTTGCTTTCAACCCATCTTTTGACTTCGCACTTTGCATCAACAGAGACAATATAGCATCGGACACATTCTTTTCTACGTGCATAACATCAATATTGTGACGAACAGGCAACTCCTAACACATTAAACAAGAAACTGTTAGACAtattgatctcttcttccaGTAATCAGATAATATAGGTCAGTTACTATAGTTTACCTTCCAGTAAGGTAGATCAAAGAAtattgatctcttcttccaCCGCCATAGTTCATTTGATTCTTCACACTCTTCTTCTTGTAACCTCtcatcatcttccaactctagtcttttccttttttttccttctctagAGGTCTACCAAAATCATTCGTAAAAGCTTGTAGTGTCTCATATATCTCAGCGCCTGTTTGTATCCTATTAGCATTCCCTTCCTCCACAGTGTTGTCAAACCAAGCTTTTTTATATCTGTAACGATGGCCAGGCGGTAGTCTCCTTCTGTTACTCATGTAGACAAACTTGCGGCTAAACTTAAGCCACCTTGCAGGTATCCTTTCCACATACATTGCAGGCTTGTTTCCCCTTTACTTTACATCCAGACAGTGTTCCTAAGGCTGGATAGTCACTGATACTCCAAAGCAGCAAGGCTCTGAGATTAAAGTTCTCCTTCGCAAATGAGTCATACACTTCAATACCCTCAGCCCACAAATCCTTTAGATCGTCTATCAGTGGTGCTAGGTAAACATCAATGTTGTTACCAGGAGCAGTAGGACCAGGGATCAACAAAGTCAGCATTATATTCTCAGCCTTCATACACATGGTTGGAGGCGTGTTATAGTTCACTAACAACACTGGCCATGTGCTGTGATTGGTGCTTTGCATGGAGAAAGGGTTCATCCCATCTGTAGAAATCCCAAGTCGAAGATTCCGTGGATCAGCAGCAAAGTCTGGCCATTTAGCATTCACTTGTGCCCAAGAGATAGAATCAACAGGGTGCCGCACTTGTACCATCTTCAGTGGCATTGGTATAGTGCCAACGCAGATCTTCAGCCATCCTTTGTGATCTAAACATCCTCCTAAACCTGTCCTTGATTGGAAAATATCTAAGGACCTTTGCCGGAATCCCCACCTTTAACTCATTACTGTGCTTATCCATTTCCCATCTTGAAACTTTGCATCTTGGACAGCTTTCTAGGTTCTCATACTCCTTCCTATACAATATGCAATCATTCTTGCAAGCATGAATACTGTCGTAGCCGAACCCAAAGATCTTCAGAAATTTTTGATTGCAGCTAAACTCTTGGGAAGAACATTGTCTTCAGGTAGCAAATCCTCAAGTAAAACCAACAGCTGATCAAAGTAGTTCTCCGACACACCACTTTTAACCTTGAATCTGTAAAGTCCCATGATAGCTGAAACCTTTGTGTGCTTGAGACAATCCGAGTATAATGGCGTTTGAGCGTCTCTGAGCTTTTTCTTAAACTCAATTTCCTCTGGTGCTTCATCGTCTTCGTTGTCAGTTGTCGGGTTTGGACCACCTTCGTCCATGGAGAATGTTGTCTTAAACAAATCAAACGCCTCTgtttcatattgaagaacactGTCTTCTGCAGAATCTCTTTTTTCTCCATGAATACTCCAACGAGAACTCTTATACTTCTTATCCATACCCCTAATCACCAAATGCTCCACAATTTTATCCAGTGACTGATGGCTCAGATTGCGGCAGTCTCTACAAGGGCATAGCATTTCAGACAGACTTCCCAATCTTTTTGCGGACGAATTCACAAAATTAGTTGCTCCTTCTGAATACTCGTGGCTATTCCTACAAGAATCAGACAAAAGAAGTTAGCTTTATTTCAATCGGCGAGTAGAAATGAGATCGAGGGATTTTAGGTTATACCTTGGAAGCCAAATCCACGACTTATCCATTTGCTTACTTTCAATCGGCGAATACAGGAACAGCTGGTTTGATTTTAGCTCGAGAGATACATGTGCTTTCTTTAGGTTTTTTTCGATTTTAGATCGCGAGACAGAAAAGGAGTTTCGACAGAAAGAGAGATGTTTTGTGTTCTGAAATTTTCCGAGTGCAATCTTAGTAGTTGCTCCTCATTggctcaaaaaataaaaagaatggcTAAGATTGAAGTTGGGAAGACACATCCATCGGCATATGGTTTGCCACGTCTGCAATCTTGGAGGTTACTCCTTATTGGCTCAAGGTATTAATTTCGTTTGAAATCtggaaattaatatataaatatgattttgaagcaaaaaaaaattaaattaaatcttaaaaatcaaatattcagttttccaattttacaaaaaaaaattgtatgaatataaatttttatgtgaGCTTTTATAAGATTGATCAATCTAGCTCATATGTTCATAAACACTACTACTTATTTGTATGTACAAAGgctttagggtatagggtttgaacAAATgagtgtttataaaatttataactaatcAGTTTTGTGAAATTAAGATTACAATATCCTTTTAAGAATGAACAAAATTGTGAAATCAAGTACAATTAGGGTATAGGGTATAGGTTTgtactttagggtttagggatttcactttagggtataggattttaatttttggtcttCCCGTCTgtggatttaatttttaaagcttATGGTTTAATGTAAAATTATGCACTTAAGGGTATAGGGGTTAACAAGCTAAACATTTTCACACATAACCTTATATCATAATATaacacataatttttgttttttttgtctgcTAACTGTTACATAATATCATACATGATTTCAACCGAGTAAAAAAGTACCTAAACATTCGATCACACACTAGAAATACATAGCCGATGAGAACCAACTTGAAAAATGTTTCAGACGACAATTTTAGACAAACTTGATTTTGTCATTTGGCCATGCCACAACCGAACCCATTGCATCAGATATGTATTCAATCTGAATTTGGCCTCCAGACTTTTGCATCACCGATCTTAGCCACATCAATCCACACCTTGCTTGCATTTGGACCTAGGGGTACAAAGTGGCACAACTCATTCGGATCCGTTGAAGCTACCCTTCCTTCAGCTACCTTACGTCCAGAGTTGTTGCAATCCAAGAGAGTGCACTTCTGCTTCGGACTTCTGGTCGAACTAGTGCTGCCTGGACTCTACAACTCAAACAAGATGACAGAAGCAAGTTCCAACATCAATCAAGGACGCAACATCAATCATCaggcaaataaaaaaatttaacttcaTGTCAATTACATACCACTGCTTTTTTCTTGGCTGGCTTCGAAGGTGATGCTATTTTCTTCCCTGCACATTTAGTTGGTGTTACTTCTGTAGCGGGTGTAGGCATGACTTCAACCTTTAGGACTGGCCATGCTATTTTCTCGCTAAGTGCATCACCAATCAAGAACATATCAGCGGTTGGCCTCCACAAATATGCTTGATCATTGAACACCTTCACTACTTCGACACTAACAGCATTGGGACCCAGAGGTATGTTGTTAACCATGTCTTTGGATTTTGAAGAGCACACGAGACCTTCAGCAATGACCTCGTCCTCATCATTGGTCCAATCATATATCTTGCATCTTCGATATTCACCTTCCTTGCTTTGCTAAAACAAGATTTGAAATTAGAAATTTTAGTAATGATTAGAGATGACTCAATTGttgtaagaagaaaacaagatttgaaaatttaccaTAGATAAATCTTCAGAACAGTTTGGATCCTTATCCAAAATCACTTTATCCATTGGCCAAGATATCTTGTATCCCACAGCTTCATCAAGAGTTAACACATCCGTAGTAGGCCTCCAGAGTGAAGCTGATGCGCTTAGTGCATACTTAACTACGATAGCCACTGCATTAGGACCAATTGGTATACGACCAATTTTGTACTTCGGTTCAGCAGAGCAGAATTCTCCTTCACCAACAACAACATCCTCTGATTCAATCCAATCCAGTATTTGTACTCTGACTCCTTCTTTGAATCCACCACTACTCTCAGATGTTTCAGCATCAACATTACTTTTCTGAGAAAAGGCAACGGAAATCGTAAATGTCTTAAAACTAATTGACCAAAGGTAATGAAAAGGATTACCTTCTTCTCAGCTAATTCTCGCACCATCCCCTTTAACTCTTCAATCTCACTTTTCATTTCTGCAATCTTAGCGTCTCTAAATTGCAGATATGCTAGCTTATTAGCTGTAATCCCTCTACCAAAGCCCCTTACTCGTCCAGGTTTGTCTTTTCCCAAAACCTTGCTCACAGCATCTTCCCTTATGTTATCAGCAGCTGATGTGGAGTCCATCTGACTGTCAAGTGACTGTATTTGTTCCTGATACAATCATTTAAACACAAATCATTCATTGCGATAGTCTATTAACTATACACAATATACAACTTCCATAATGCTTACAATAGTCTCAGCAAACTGGGGCTTCACAGGTCTGCCATCAGCATGAGTGTGTCCCGCAATCCAAACCTTGGATCTACTCACCTTACTtgggtctttactctttttttctatatgaaaacaaacataTCTCACTACCATTTTAATCTAACAAGCTGATGTACAATATGTAGATGTTTGACTACTCTTTTACCATATCATCAGCTAAACGAAGCATTCCTTTGCGGCTGGTGGTGTGAGGAATCTGATTTCTTCTCATCGCTCTGTACTTGTTACTCGTTTCCTACAATATAAATATGACATTGATTATATCCATCAGACATGACCTTTAAGGATGAAACTTACTTAGTTGTAGATAACTCACTGTGAAAGATTTGGTAGTCTTACTCTTAACCCAAGTGTTCCACAGTTGAAGGGATGGGATGTTGCTCGGTTTTAAAGCTATTCTCTCAGCTGCAGTCTTCGCCACACGTACTTGTGACACCAGCCTCGACTTCCCAGCCCTCCACACATTTCCCAGCTGCTTGAAAATAACAGCTTTCTGCCACTCTTCTTGCAAGTTAAACCTCCCCTGCATCACAATAATCAAGTTAAACATGTTTATAATTTCATCTTGCGGTTAAACAAaacatactaatatatatacaaacctgAATTTCTTCCCACATTGTTGCTTTAGTCGCTGCATCAAGTTTTCTCCAATCGGCAAGTGTAACCGGAACATGTTCCCTCACAAGAGGACCAAGAAACGACGATAGGGTTACTGAACCAGGTCCAACATGCTCACCAATGTCATTGAATGTGACCATAATCTTATCATTGGGATTTTCAGCCACTCTACGCAACTTTGTAGgtcctctttattttttttttgaacttcctCCCCTGCTAGCTCAACTCCTTCAGTACTAGGAATCTCATCATCTTGCGCAGTGCCATCTTCTTCCATATCGCGAgcttcttcttcgcaagcttCCTCTTCGTTCCCTTTCTCATTAAGAACTCCATCATCTTCCATATTGGCCggttcttcttcattctctttcccattgagatctc from Brassica napus cultivar Da-Ae unplaced genomic scaffold, Da-Ae ScsIHWf_2348;HRSCAF=3032, whole genome shotgun sequence carries:
- the LOC125600641 gene encoding uncharacterized protein LOC125600641; the encoded protein is MPLKMVQVRHPVDSISWAQVNAKWPDFAADPRNLRLGISTDGMNPFSMQSTNHSTWPVLLVNYNTPPTMCMKAENIMLTLLIPGPTAPGNNIDVYLAPLIDDLKDLWAEGIEVYDSFAKENFNLRALLLWSISDYPALGTLSGCKVKGKQACNTSREGKKRKRLELEDDERLQEEECEESNELWRWKKRSIFFDLPYWKELPVRHNIDVMHVEKNVSDAILSLLMQSAKSKDGLKARKEDLEDIGIRKHLHTEVRGKKNILTSCCLLVIEEREDHFLPKNLLPAALRGLLHRGPRIAINRLCSYFNRLCQRIIDPEKLISMETEFVETMCQLERFFPPALFDIMFHLPLHLSREARLGGPVHFRWMYPFERYMKTLKAFVKNYARPEACMAEAYLAGECVAFCLEFLKESVPVQEAVNRNEDVEADRMVVEGRPLQKGIEVTLSDKDRDIAHRYVLMNMASLDPFLE
- the LOC125600642 gene encoding uncharacterized protein LOC125600642, giving the protein MVVRYVCFHIEKKSKDPSKVSRSKVWIAGHTHADGRPVKPQFAETIEQIQSLDSQMDSTSAADNIREDAVSKVLGKDKPGRVRGFGRGITANKLAYLQFRDAKIAEMKSEIEELKGMVRELAEKKKSNVDAETSESSGGFKEGVRVQILDWIESEDVVVGEGEFCSAEPKYKIGRIPIGPNAVAIVVKYALSASASLWRPTTDVLTLDEAVGYKISWPMDKVILDKDPNCSEDLSMQSKEGEYRRCKIYDWTNDEDEVIAEGLVCSSKSKDMVNNIPLGPNAVSVEVVKVFNDQAYLWRPTADMFLIGDALSEKIAWPVLKVEVMPTPATEVTPTKCAGKKIASPSKPAKKKAVSPGSTSSTRSPKQKCTLLDCNNSGRKVAEGRVASTDPNELCHFVPLGPNASKVWIDVAKIGDAKVWRPNSD
- the LOC125600644 gene encoding uncharacterized protein LOC125600644 — encoded protein: MVTFNDIGEHVGPGSVTLSSFLGPLVREHVPVTLADWRKLDAATKATMWEEIQGRFNLQEEWQKAVIFKQLGNVWRAGKSRLVSQVRVAKTAAERIALKPSNIPSLQLWNTWVKSKTTKSFTVSYLQLSKFHP